A single region of the Raphanus sativus cultivar WK10039 chromosome 1, ASM80110v3, whole genome shotgun sequence genome encodes:
- the LOC108853181 gene encoding LOW QUALITY PROTEIN: glutathione S-transferase F6-like (The sequence of the model RefSeq protein was modified relative to this genomic sequence to represent the inferred CDS: inserted 1 base in 1 codon), producing MAGLGIKVFGHPASTATRRVLIALHEKKLDFELVHVELKDGEHKREPFLSRNPFGKIPAFEDGDFKLFESRAITQYIAHEYADKGNQLLSPGSKNMAILAMGMEIEAHEFDSVASKLGWEXIFKNFFGLTTDQAVVEKEEVKLGKVLDNYEARLGESNYLASDHFTLVDLHHIPVIQYLLGTPTKKLFDERPHVSAWVADITSRPSSQKILL from the exons ATGGCAGGATTAGGAATCAAAGTTTTTGGCCACCCTGCTTCTACAGCCACCAGACGAGTTCTCATCGCACTGCACGAGAAAAAACTCGACTTCGAGCTTGTTCACGTCGAGCTCAAAGATGGTGAACACAAAAGGGAGCCTTTCCTTTCGCGTAAC CCTTTTGGTAAAATTCCAGCCTTTGAAGATGGAGACTTCAAGCTTTTCG AATCAAGAGCAATTACTCAATACATAGCTCATGAATACGCAGACAAAGGAAACCAACTTCTCTCGCCTGGCTCCAAGAACATGGCAATCTTGGCCATGGGTATGGAAATAGAAGCTCATGAGTTTGACTCAGTTGCTTCAAAGCTTGGTTGGG AAATCTTCAAGAACTTCTTTGGTTTGACCACAGACCAAGCCGTTGTTGAAAAAGAAGAGGTTAAGTTAGGCAAAGTGCTTGACAACTACGAAGCTCGGCTTGGTGAGTCTAACTATTTGGCTTCTGATCACTTCACTTTGGTCGATCTTCACCACATCCCTGTGATTCAATACTTGCTCGGTACTCCAACTAAGAAGCTCTTTGATGAGCGTCCACATGTCAGTGCTTGGGTTGCTGACATCACTTCTAGGCCttcttctcagaagatcctccTTTAA
- the LOC108852289 gene encoding protein RALF-like 1, with amino-acid sequence MAKSFTLFPALMILSFFLIIFSPLIQASFTDDLKGLEWSSTGVHGSSGCHGSIADCIGEEEEEMDSEINRRILATTKYISYQSLKRNSVPCSRRGASYYNCQNGAQANPYSRGCSAIARCRS; translated from the coding sequence atggCTAAGTCTTTTACTTTGTTTCCAGCCCTTATGATACTCAGCTTCTTCTTAATCATCTTTTCACCTCTGATCCAAGCCAGCTTCACCGATGACCTCAAGGGTCTAGAATGGTCCTCTACGGGAGTCCATGGCTCCTCAGGCTGCCACGGTTCCATAGCTGACTGTAtcggagaagaggaagaggaaatgGACTCAGAGATCAACAGAAGAATATTGGCGACAACGAAATATATAAGCTATCAATCTTTGAAGCGGAACAGTGTGCCTTGTTCAAGAAGAGGGGCGTCATATTACAATTGCCAGAACGGAGCTCAGGCTAATCCTTATAGTCGTGGTTGCAGCGCTATTGCTCGTTGCAGGAGTTAG
- the LOC108858791 gene encoding glutathione S-transferase F5-like: MSFSRLLVTFSLIMMMVISNETFALAHNEGYKIYGFPYSASTWRVLAVLHEKGLPHYPITVNLRTGEQKNPSFLSINPFGQVPVLLDGPLKLTESRAISLYIESAYRSRGTKLLNHENHKKMGTETMWMYIESFEFDPPATILTFEQAIKPMTGLKTDYKVVNETEPKLEQVLDIYEERLKNSSFLAGNSFTMADLFHLPNIQYLMNTATKRLFENRPNVHRWVAKIMARPAWKKACDANAWYDSVEN, from the exons ATGAGTTTCTCTAGATTGTTGGTAACGTTTTCTCTCATTATGATGATGGTCATTTCTAATGAAACATTCGCATTAGCTCACAACGAAG GGTACAAGATTTATGGTTTTCCTTACTCCGCCAGCACTTGGCGCGTCTTGGCTGTTCTACATGAGAAAGGTCTCCCTCACTATCCCATCACCGTCAACTTAAGAACCGGTGAGCAGAAGAATCCAAGTTTTCTCTCTATTAAT CCATTTGGCCAAGTCCCAGTTTTACTAGACGGACCTCTAAAGCTGACTG AATCCCGAGCCATATCACTATACATCGAGAGTGCTTATAGATCAAGAGGCACAAAACTCCTGAATCACGAAAACCACAAGAAAATGGGAACAGAAACAATGTGGATGTATATCGAATCTTTTGAGTTCGATCCACCCGCAACGATACTCACTTTCGAGCAAGCCATCAAGCCTATGACAGGTCTAAAGACGGACTATAAAGTAGTAAATGAAACCGAGCCAAAGCTAGAGCAGGTTCTAGACATCTACGAAGAACGATTGAAAAACTCGAGCTTCTTGGCTGGTAACAGTTTCACAATGGCTGATCTTTTTCATCTTCCTAATATACAATACCTTATGAACACAGCTACAAAGAGACTGTTCGAGAACCGGCCTAACGTACACAGGTGGGTGGCCAAGATTATGGCTAGACCGGCTTGGAAGAAAGCTTGTGACGCCAACGCCTGGTACGATTCGGTGGAGAATTAA
- the LOC108840481 gene encoding telomerase reverse transcriptase, translating into MARKPRRNVPESLRSLFGEKARNLKDAIVDLITRQSIQPEQCRCKGQGCLGCSRDKPSFLLRPDDPNHYRQLLLHRCFVVLHEQAPPLPRFSPTSWWSQREIVEKVIETGGDSGKNVICARYDKYEQTSPVLELLITSSWEFLLNRIGHDLMVYLLRHTSIFLPFQGKNHQQVSGPPLRITQNETLPVHNNKRKSDESVNPSKKRQRVSSTVSDCPKDKSAAVTSKASVDVVDEHREEKPKKRFRLYLKRRQKQRRDNCPNVDDEATCETSCTNGEASTGNEADGRNQKISTSGSLTDFTKQAKQVKGNKHFKFSNSEYVSVIPPNHILKTLKANYSDSKSLMNHIFGEVSAWSAAPSHGKGNCPSGSICLYHSLLNSLKSLIGKTKSSYLKTLLDKHCPVLLPQESASANAASQSSGRQNSDKLPHGSSSEKNKPNSHNVGERLYCTKDQVVYFIWAICSHIIPEGLLGTKHQMRVLLSNIAWLVSRRRNEKCTVTQFLHKVKPSGFPFFAKKQLCCMVSGHALQNESISSTQQMLCTKWISWLFLEIVKKVGLFNFYATERQDGRQNIYYYRKCNWEKLVRKEISKTLNGYVQVDNAEAESRREKFELSKYRFLPKGNGARMLLDFSSSSRSPSLRDVHSVLKDIQLKEPDVLGSSVFDHDDFYRNLGPYLKDLRSQSGELPPLFLVVADVRKAFDSIDQGKLLDIVQCVLKDEHILKKCRLVCRGKRSRWVNNILVSTDKNDTVARFTSTFPYNGLQSIIVDQGQNHLVRKNDVMHWINDMLKNNMVQIDKNFYVQIAGIPQGHKLSSLLCSFYYGHLERTFMYPFLDQAFGDASAEACNGEKELITSPSYKLLRFIDDYLFVSTSREQATRFYQRLKQGFPDYNCSMNYKKFCINFEDGVESQNSSNTKRMYVGGNGVSFIRWTGLLINSRTFEVQADYTRYASGHISSTFTVAWQNQPVGNLRHKLCYFLVPKCHPILFDSNINSGATVRLNIYQTFLLAAMKCHCYLYELARFWKVPPQNLSKFITRSIRYMFKLIQRKTHRINTGSSFRPVLKLRKEEVMWLGLHAYVQVLKRKHSRYRTLLNYLGSALLKLDLPLDLSPDLEYATNRSNSSILWDLSY; encoded by the exons ATGGCGCGTAAACCTAGACGTAATGTGCCGGAGAGTCTACGGAGCCTATTCGGAGAAAAAGCCAGGAATCTGAAGGACGCTATAGTAGATCTGATTACTCGCCAGAGTATCCAGCCGGAACAGTGCCGATGCAAGGGCCAAGGTTGTCTTGGCTGCAGCCGCGATAAACCGTCGTTTCTGCTGCGTCCCGATGACCCCAACCACTACCGTCAACTTCTTCTCCACCGATGCTTCGTTGTGCTTCACGAACAAGCCCCTCCGCTGCCGCGTTTCTCGCCGACGTCTTGGTGGTCACAGCGAGAG ATTGTGGAGAAGGTGATTGAAACTGGAGGTGATAGTGGGAAGAATGTGATATGTGCTAGATATGACAAG TATGAACAGACTAGTCCTGTTCTGGAGTTGTTGATAACTTCTTCTTGGGAGTTTCTTCTTAACCGG atCGGTCATGATTTAATGGTTTATCTACTACGACACACATCGATATTCTTACCGTTTCAAGGAAAGAATCACCAGCAAGTGTCAGGACCTCCTCTACGTATCACTCAAAATG AGACCTTGCCAGTccacaacaacaaaagaaagagtGACGAGAGCGTGAATCCATCAAAGAAAAGGCAGCGGGTTTCTTCTACTGTCAGTGACTGCCCTAAGGATAAGTCTGCAGCTGTTACGTCCAAAGCTTCTGTGGATGTAGTAGACGAACATAGAGAGGAGAAACCTAAAAAGCGTTTCCGATTGTATCTTAAGCGTCGACAAAAGCAGAGAAGGGACAATTGCCCAAATGTTGACGATGAGGCAACTTGTGAAACTTCTTGTACAAATGGTGAAGCCTCAACTGGGAATGAAGCTGATGGAAGGAATCAGAAAATCAGTACAAGTGGAAGTCTCACTGATTTCACAAAGCAG GCTAAACAGGTGAAAGGAAATAAACATTTCAAGTTTTCTAACTCGGAATATGTTTCAGTTATACCACCAAATC acattttgaaaacattaaaaGCCAACTACTCTGATTCAAAGTCCCTGATGAACCATATATTTGGTGAAGTAAGTGCTTGGTCCGCAGCTCCATCTCATGGCAAAGGCAATTGCCCCAGTGGATCTATTTGCTT GTACCATTCACTGCTCAATTCTCTTAAAAGTCTAATTGGAAAAACAAAGTCCTCTTATTTGAAAACGTTACTAGATAAACACTGTCCTGTTCTCTTGCCACAAGAGAGTGCGTCCGCAAATGCGGCTTCTCAG AGTTCCGGGAGGCAAAACTCAGATAAGCTGCCTCATGGATCTTCTTCAGAGAAGAACAAACCCAATAGTCACAATGTCGGAGAGAGGCTGTATTGCACAAAAGACCAAGTAGTTTACTTTATTTGGGCCATCTGTAGCCACATTATTCCAGAAGGTTTGCTTGGGACCAAACATCAGATGAGAGTGCTTTTGAGCAACATTGCCTGGCTTGTTTCTCGGCGAAGAAATGAGAAATGCACCGTGACGCAATTCTTGCATAAAGTGAAACCATCAGGTTTCCCATTCTTTGCCAAAAAACAGTTATGCTGTATGGTCAGCGGACATGCACTCCAGAATGAGTCCATCAGCAGTACACAGCAGATGCTGTGCACGAAATGGATATCTTGGCTTTTCTTAGAGATTGTCAAGAAAGTGGGGCTATTCAACTTCTACGCCACTGAAAGGCAAGATGGGCGGCAAAACATTTACTATTACCGGAAATGCAACTGGGAGAAGTTAGTGAGGAAAGAAATTAGCAAAACCCTTAATGGATATGTCCAAGTGGACAATGCTGAAGCTGAAAGTAGAAGGGAAAAGTTTGAGTTATCGAAGTATAGGTTTCTACCAAAGGGAAATGGTGCGAGGATGCTGTTAGATTTTAGTTCCTCGTCAAGGTCGCCTTCTCTTCGTGATGTACATTCCGTTTTGAAGGACATTCAACTGAAAGAACCAGATGTCCTTGGGTCTTCTGTTTTTGACCATGACGACTTCTACAGAAACCTAGGCCCGTATCTGAAAGATTTGAGGAGTCAATCTGGGGAACTTCCTCCTTTGTTCTTGGTGGTTGCAGATGTTCGCAAAGCATTTGATTCGATCGACCAGGGTAAGCTACTTGATATTGTGCAATGTGTCCTGAAAGATGAACATATCTTAAAAAAGTGTAGGCTAGTCTGCCGTGGGAAGAGATCACGTTGGGTAAACAATATACTAGTCTCGACTGATAAAAATGATACCGTTGCAAGATTCACATCAACCTTTCCATATAATGGTCTGCAAAGCATCATTGTTGATCAG GGACAAAACCATCTAGTAAGGAAAAACGATGTCATGCATTGGATCAACGACATGCTAAAGAACAACATGGTGCAAATAGATAAAAACTTCTATGTACAAATAGCAGGAATACCTCAGGGACACAAATTGTCATCTTTGTTATGCTCTTTTTACTACGGGCATCTCGAGAGGACTTTTATGTACCCGTTCCTCGACCAAGCCTTTGGAGATGCGTCTGCTGAAGCATGCAATGGAGAGAAAGAGCTAATCACTTCCCCAAGCTATAAGTTACTGAGGTTTATCGATGATTACCTCTTTGTGTCTACCTCAAGAGAGCAGGCCACTAGATTTTATCAGAGGTTGAAGCAAGGATTCCCAGATTACAACTGCTCAATGAACTACAAGAAATTCTGCATAAACTTTGAAGATGGAGTAGAATCACAGAATTCTTCTAACACTAAAAGGATGTACGTGGGTGGTAATGGAGTGTCTTTTATAAGATGGACGGGTTTGCTTATCAATTCCCGCACATTCGAAGTTCAAGCTGACTACACAAG gTACGCGAGTGGCCATATAAGCTCAACCTTCACGGTAGCCTGGCAGAACCAACCAGTTGGAAATCTTCGGCATAAATTGTGTTACTTCTTGGTCCCTAAATGCCATCCCATTCTCTTTGACTCGAACATCAACTCGGGTGCAACTGTCAGGTTAAACATCTACCAGACCTTTCTGTTAGCTGCAATGAAGTGTCATTGTTATCTCTACGAACTGGCCCGGTTTTGGAAGGTTCCTCCTCAAAATTTGTCCAAATTCATCACAAGATCTATCAG GTACATGTTCAAACTCATACAGCGAAAGACGCACAGAATCAACACTGGTTCTAGTTTCAGACCAGTTCTTAAACTGCGCAAAGAAGAAGTGATGTGGCTTGGCTTACACGCTTACGTTCAAGTACTGAAGAGGAAACACTCCAGATATCGAACCCTCTTGAATTATCTGGGATCTGCACTTTTGAAACTCGATCTTCCTCTGGATCTATCGCCGGATCTGGAGTATGCGACCAACCGATCAAACTCATCTATCCTGTGGGATCTGAGTTACTGA